The following coding sequences lie in one Candidatus Cloacimonadota bacterium genomic window:
- a CDS encoding DNRLRE domain-containing protein: MKHYLTLVLTVLIIGLTVFADADTIFMEPCDDMYTDVEHPTTPPTSDQLWVAEFSGAGHFERIMIQFNLSELQNATIEDATLHLYRFFSCPMSGTTATYFYAITQEWNEETWDPHTHIQYNPYIWASFTFSGPGGNYGMWFEVNITNLVQEWVNSQIENHGFVIRAISGYKWSKFYSKEYTNSNLHPYLEVDYTQEAIDDNDIPVPAINIENYPNPFNTETTISFNLPKNGNVKLTIYNSKGQIVKTLVDNYLNIGEHKIEFDASNLISGIYFYKIQIYDFSKIKKTILLK, translated from the coding sequence ATGAAACATTACTTAACTTTAGTATTAACCGTCTTAATTATAGGGCTTACTGTATTTGCAGATGCAGATACAATCTTTATGGAACCTTGTGATGATATGTATACCGATGTAGAGCATCCAACCACACCACCGACATCTGATCAATTATGGGTCGCAGAATTCTCAGGAGCAGGTCATTTTGAAAGAATAATGATTCAATTTAATTTAAGTGAATTACAAAATGCAACTATTGAAGACGCAACTCTACATCTGTATCGTTTCTTCTCTTGTCCAATGAGCGGCACAACAGCTACATACTTTTACGCAATAACACAAGAATGGAATGAAGAAACATGGGACCCTCATACACACATTCAATATAACCCTTATATATGGGCTTCTTTCACTTTTAGTGGTCCTGGTGGAAATTATGGCATGTGGTTTGAAGTAAATATTACCAATCTTGTTCAGGAGTGGGTTAATAGTCAGATAGAAAATCACGGATTTGTAATCAGAGCAATATCAGGATACAAATGGAGTAAATTCTATTCAAAAGAATATACAAATTCAAATCTGCATCCTTATCTTGAAGTTGATTATACACAAGAGGCAATAGATGATAATGATATTCCAGTTCCAGCAATCAATATTGAAAATTATCCTAATCCATTTAATACAGAAACAACAATTTCATTCAATCTTCCGAAAAATGGGAATGTGAAACTTACCATTTATAATTCAAAGGGACAGATTGTAAAAACATTAGTTGATAACTATTTAAACATTGGTGAGCATAAAATTGAATTTGATGCTTCAAATTTAATAAGCGGAATTTATTTCTATAAAATCCAAATATACGATTTCAGCAAAATTAAAAAGACGATTTTGCTGAAGTAA